The Cognatishimia activa nucleotide sequence TTCGCCGCGAAGGATCACTTGCCCCATGTGGCTCACATCAAACAACCCTGCCTGCGCACGGCAATGCAGATGCTCTTTCATCACTCCAAGTGGATATTGCACAGGCATGGAATAGCCAGCAAATGGCACCATCTTGGCACCGAGTTCAGCATGCAGATCAAATAGCGGCGTATGGTTCAGGTCACCTGTCTCAGCCATCTATGTCGCTCCCTTATTCCGGAGCATGCTGAGTGCAGACTACCGGCATCACATTTGCGCAGATTGTCCCTGCGCGCGATGCCCCCTCTGTCCTTTCGCCTGAGATCGTTATCCCTTCGGCGGGTGCATTTGCACCACTCTCCAGAGTTCAGCGGATGACGTCGGTCCCTTTGGCCTGAGAGTTTCCGGGGCGGTTGCTCCTTCGGCACCGGGTTACCCGGTTCTCCCGAGTCACCTTAGCTTAGGTGACAAATTAGATGTGAGATTCGACATATTCAAGCCCATTTACGACAAGCACGGATCTGGAAGCAAAATTTTCTGCAATGCTTTGTTATTACAAATCAAACTGTCGAGGGTCAGATCATCAAGACTTGCGAAGAAAGCCTCAGCCGCGCGTTGCAGTGCTTCTTTGAGACGACATGCTTCCACCAAAGGACAGCTTCCATCGGTATCCGCAAAGCAATCATTCTCCGGCACAGGGCCTTCCATTTGGCGGAAGATTTCTCCTATTTGGATTGCGCTGGCCTCACGGCCAAGCTCAACCCCGCCATTGCGCCCTCGGTGGGTGTTCAAATAGCCAAGATGACCCAATTCATTGATCACTTGCGCAAGATGATTTTCAGAAGTCTGACAAATACCAGATATCTCCGCTTTGGTGACCAAACGCCCT carries:
- a CDS encoding RrF2 family transcriptional regulator; amino-acid sequence: MRMTKRTNLAMRVLMFCAVNKGRLVTKAEISGICQTSENHLAQVINELGHLGYLNTHRGRNGGVELGREASAIQIGEIFRQMEGPVPENDCFADTDGSCPLVEACRLKEALQRAAEAFFASLDDLTLDSLICNNKALQKILLPDPCLS